The following proteins are co-located in the Procambarus clarkii isolate CNS0578487 chromosome 16, FALCON_Pclarkii_2.0, whole genome shotgun sequence genome:
- the LOC138365291 gene encoding uncharacterized protein slr1819-like, producing the protein MGEAWDEEGKGEKDKRQKGSEWDSQKRGNKRKGIESRKKDGGRRKWDGVEQSRETLLTEALLTETLLTEALLTEALLTEALLTEALLTEALLTEALLTETLLTETLLTEALLTETLLTEALLTETLLTEALLTETLLTEALLTETLLTEALLTETLLTEALLTETLLTEALLTETLLTEALLTETLLTEALLTETLLTEALLTETLLTEALLTETLLTEALLTETLLTEALLTETLLTEALLTETLLTEALLTETLLTEALLTETLLTEALLTEALLTETLLTEALLTEALLTETLLTETLLTEALLTETLLTEALLTEALLTEALLTETLLTEALLTEALLTEALLTEALLTEALLTETLLTEALLTETLLTEALLTETLLTETLLTEALLTEALLTETLLTEALLTETLLTEALLTEALLTEALLTETLLTEALLTETLLTEALLTEALLTETLLTEALLTETLLTETLLTEALQQVITTH; encoded by the exons ATGGGAGAGGCGTGGGAcgaagaagggaagggggagaaagACAAAAGACAGAAGGGGAGTGAATGGGACTCACAGAAAAGAGGGAATAAGCGCAAAGGAATTGAGAGTCGGAAGAAAGATGGCGGAAGAAGGAAATGGGATGG GGTTGAGCAGAGCCGCGAGACCCTGCTGACGGAGGCCCTGCTGACGGAGACCCTACTGACGGAGGCCCTGCTGACGGAGGCCCTACTGACGGAGGCCCTGCTGACGGAGGCCCTACTGACGGAGGCCCTGCTGACGGAGGCCCTGCTGACGGAGACCCTGCTGACGGAGACCCTACTGACGGAGGCCCTGCTGACGGAGACCCTACTGACGGAGGCCCTGCTGACGGAGACCCTACTGACGGAGGCCCTGCTGACGGAGACCCTACTGACGGAGGCCCTGCTGACGGAGACCCTACTGACGGAGGCCCTGCTGACGGAGACCCTACTGACGGAGGCCCTGCTGACGGAGACCCTACTGACGGAGGCCCTGCTGACGGAGACCCTACTGACGGAGGCCCTGCTGACGGAGACCCTACTGACGGAGGCCCTGCTGACGGAGACCCTACTGACGGAGGCCCTGCTGACGGAGACCCTACTGACGGAGGCCCTGCTGACGGAGACCCTACTGACGGAGGCCCTGCTGACGGAGACCCTACTGACGGAGGCCCTGCTGACGGAGACCCTACTGACGGAGGCCCTGCTGACGGAGACCCTACTGACGGAGGCCCTGCTGACGGAGACCCTACTGACGGAGGCCCTGCTGACGGAGACCCTACTGACGGAGGCCCTGCTGACGGAGGCCCTGCTGACGGAGACCCTACTGACGGAGGCCCTGCTGACGGAGGCCCTGCTGACGGAGACCCTACTGACGGAGACCCTACTGACGGAGGCCCTGCTGACGGAGACCCTACTGACGGAGGCCCTGCTGACGGAGGCCCTACTGACGGAGGCCCTGCTGACGGAGACCCTACTGACGGAGGCCCTGCTGACGGAGGCCCTACTGACGGAGGCCCTGCTGACGGAGGCCCTACTGACGGAGGCCCTGCTGACGGAGACCCTACTGACGGAGGCCCTGCTGACGGAGACCCTGCTGACGGAGGCCCTGCTGACGGAGACCCTGCTGACGGAGACCCTACTGACGGAGGCCCTGCTGACGGAGGCCCTGCTGACGGAGACCCTGCTGACGGAGGCCCTGCTGACGGAGACCCTGCTGACGGAGGCCCTGCTGACGGAGGCCCTGCTGACGGAGGCCCTGCTGACGGAGACCCTACTGACGGAGGCCCTGCTGACGGAGACCCTACTGACGGAGGCCCTGCTGACGGAGGCCCTGCTGACGGAGACCCTGCTGACGGAGGCCCTACTGACGGAGACCCTGCTGACGGAGACCCTGCTGACGGAGGCCCTGCAGCAGGTTATAACTACCCACTAA
- the LOC138365292 gene encoding basic proline-rich protein-like: MVATPTAATPLRLPPPTVATPTAATPLRLPPPTAATPTAAAPTAATPTAATPTAATPKAVATTAATPHGYRPHGCHPPRLPPLTVAAPSVATPHGCRPYGCRPPRLPPPTAATPHGCRPYGCYPQGCRPHGCHPPRLPPPTAATPPRLPPPRLPPPRPPPPTAAALLPRLPPPPRLPPPPTAATLHGCRPHDCRPHGCRPPRLPPPRLPPPRLPPPRLPPPRLPPPRLPPSTAAAPHGCRPPRLPPPTAATPHGCHPPRLPPPRLPPPRLPPPRLPPPRLPPPRPPPPRLPPPRLPPPRLPPPRLPPPRPPPTTAATPTAATPTAAANHSCHPHGCHPHGRRPPQLPPPRLPPPRLPPPRPPPPTAAALLPRLPPPTAAAPPHGCHPPRLPPPRLSPTTAAAPTAATPIGCHPHGCHLHGCHPPRLPPPTAAAPHGCHPHGCRPHGRRPPQLPPPRLPPPRLPPPRLPPPRLPPTTATTPTVATPTAATPHGCHPHGRPPPTAATLHGCRPHACHPHACHPHGCHPHGCHPHGCHPHGCHPPRLPPLRLPPPTAATPTAATFPRLPPLHGCHPHGCRPHSCHSPPANGSRSI; this comes from the coding sequence ATGGTTGCCACCCCCACGGCTGCCACCCCACTACGGCTGCCACCCCCCACGGTTGCCACCCCCACGGCTGCCACCCCACTACGGCTGCCACCCCCCACGGCTGCCACCCCCACGGCTGCCGCCCCCACGGCTGCCACCCCCACGGCTGCCACCCCCACGGCTGCCACCCCCAAGGCTGTCGCCACCACGGCTGCCACCCCCCACGGCTACCGCCCCCACGGCTGCCACCCCCCACGGCTGCCACCCCTCACGGTTGCCGCCCCCTCGGTTGCCACCCCCCACGGCTGCCGCCCCTACGGCTGCCGCCCCCCACGGCTGCCACCCCCCACGGCTGCCACCCCCCACGGCTGCCGCCCCTACGGCTGCTACCCCCAAGGCTGCCGCCCCCACGGCTGCCACCCCCCACGGCTGCCACCCCCCACGGCTGCCACCCCCCCACGGCTGCCACCCCCACGGCTGCCGCCCCCACGGCCGCCACCCCCCACGGCTGCCGCCCTCCTCCcacggctgcccccccccccacggctgcCGCCCCCCCCCACGGCTGCCACCCTCCACGGCTGCCGCCCCCACGACTGCCGCCCCCACGGCTGTCGCCCACCACGGCTGCCGCCCCCACGGCTGCCGCCCCCACGGCTGCCACCCCCACGGCTGCCACCCCCACGGCTGCCACCTCCACGGCTGCCACCCTCCACGGCTGCCGCCCCCCACGGCTGCCGCCCCCCACGGCTGCCACCCCCCACGGCTGCCACCCCCCACGGCTGCCACCCCCCACGACTGCCGCCTCCACGGCTGCCACCCCCACGACTGCCGCCCCCACGGCTGCCGCCCCCACGGCTGCCACCCCCACGGCCGCCGCCCCCACGACTGCCGCCCCCACGGCTGCCGCCCCCACGGCTGCCACCCCCACGGCTGCCACCCCCACGGCCGCCgcccaccacagctgccaccCCCACGGCTGCCACCCCCACGGCCGCCGCCAACCACAGCTGCCACCCCCACGGTTGCCACCCCCACGGCCGCCgcccaccacagctgccaccCCCACGGCTGCCACCCCCACGGCTGCCGCCCCCACGGCCGCCACCCCCCACGGCTGCCGCCCTCCTCCCACGGCTGCCCCCCCCCACGGCTGCCGCCCCCCCCCACGGCTGCCACCCTCCACGGCTGCCGCCCCCACGGCTGTCGCCCACCACGGCTGCCGCCCCCACGGCTGCCACCCCCATCGGCTGCCACCCCCACGGCTGCCACCTCCACGGCTGCCACCCTCCACGGCTGCCGCCCCCCACGGCTGCCGCCCCCCACGGCTGCCACCCCCACGGCTGCCGCCCCCACGGCCGCCgcccaccacagctgccaccCCCACGGCTGCCACCCCCACGGCTGCCGCCCCCACGGCTGCCGCCCCCACGGCTGCCgcccaccacagctaccaccccCACGGTTGCCACCCCTACGGCTGCCACCCCCCACGGCTGCCACCCCCacggccgccccccccccacggctGCCACCCTCCACGGCTGCCGCCCCCACGCCTGCCACCCCCACGCCTGCCACCCCCACGGCTGCCATCCCCACGGCTGCCACCCCCACGGCTGCCATCCCCACGGCTGCCACCCCCCACGGCTGCCACCCCTACGGCTGCCACCCCCCACGGCTGCCACCCCCACGGCTGCCACCTTTCCACGGCTGCCACCCCTCCACGGCTGCCACCCCCACGGCTGCCGCCCCCACAGCTGCCACTCCCCACCCGCCAACGGATCAAGGTCTATTTAA